AGGAACCAGCGTCTTCCGCCGCATGACCCGCGAACGGTTCGACGCGTTCGCGCTGTGGGGCTGGGATCCAGAGGTTCAAGAAGAGCTGGCAATCGGCTCCTGCTGGTCGACTTTTGACGAACGCATCCTTGTCTCTGTTCTCCACCACCGGAAAACCCGGCAGTTCTGGATAGCCGCGCTCGCTCGCGACGCCGAGGGTCGCTACCGCGGATTCACCCGTTCTGGCCCGCACCCGTCCGCGCGATTTGCCGAGGATATGCTGAGCGATGGGCGCAGCGAGTCCCTGGCGCAGATGCGGCCGGATTTTTCAGAATTCCCGACGCTCCCTGACGGTGTAGACCTGTTCGCCCCCCTCGCCGACGAGGCGAAACTTCACCCCGCCTTCCGGGTGCTACGCGAAATGCCCAACCAGTCTGGGGCTAGGGCGATGGTGGCCGAGATCGCACGCTGGGTGCCCGACCTGGATGGCAATCTAGTGCTGGACTTCCAGACCACCGGCTACAGCGCCCGCACCTGGGAACTCTACCTCTTCGCGGCGATGCGCGCGCTCGGTTTCGAAGTCGCGCACAGTCATGCCGTGCCCGACCTGTGCCTCGACAAGGGCGGCACGCGCATCTTCATCGAGGCGGTGACCGCCAACGGCCCCGACCCGATGACCAGCGCCATGGCCTCGGGGGCGCCAGACGGGCCGCCTGAGGATTTCTGGCGCGTGGTCGAGGAGGAACTGCCGCTCAAGTTCGGCTCGCCGCTCTACAGCAAGATGAAAAAGCGCTATTGGGAGGCGCCGCACGTCGCAGGCCATCCCTTCGTTCTCGCCCTCGCCGATTTCCACGCGCTGAACCGCGCCGGGTTTGCCGGAGGCTCCAACTCCTGAGAAGGTGGAGCCTGTATGAGCAAGACGACGAACAAATTTGCGCCTGAGGTCCGCGAGCGGGCGGTGCGGATGGTTGTCGATCACGAGCGCGATTATCCCTCTCGCTGGGCGGCGGTGGTTTCGATCGCGGGAAAGATCGGCTGCGTTCCGCAGACGCTTCATGAGTGGGTGAAGAAGGCCGAGGTCGACAGCGGCAAGCGGGCGGGCGTCCCGACAGAGGTTGCCGACAAGGTGAAGGCGTTGGAGCGCGAGGTCCGCGAACTGCGACAGGCCAACGAGATCCTGCGCAAGGCGTCAGCGTATTTTGCTCAGGCGGAGCTCGACCGCCCGTTCCGGCGATGATCGCCTTCATTGACGATCACCGCGATGCCTATGGGGTCGAGCCGATCTGCCGCGTTCTGCCGATCGCCCCATCCACCTATCACGAGCGCGTCGCGCAGCGACAGGATCCAACACGCCTATCGGCGCGGGCGCAGCGGGATGTCGCCCTGAAGCCGGAGATCGCGCGCGTGTTCGCCGAGAACTTCGCGGTCTACGGCGTGCGCAAGGTCTGGCGGCAGATGATGCGGGAAGGCTTTCCGGTCGCCCGCTGTACTGTCGCGCGGTTGATGCGAGAGATGGGCTTGGCAGGAGTGATCCGGGGCAAGCCGGTGCGCACGACCATCAGCGACAAAGCGGCGCCGTGCCCACTCGATCACGTCAACCGCCGGTTCTACGCGCCGGCGCCGAACATGCTGTGGGTGTCGGACTTCACCTATGTCGCGACCTGGGCGGGGTTCGTCTACGTCGCCTTCGTCATCGACACCTATGCCAGGCGGATCGTCGGCTGGCGGGCCAGCAGGACGGCGCATGCCAGCTTCGTTCTCGATGCCTTGGAGCAGGCGCTTCATGATCGCCGGCCGGCTCATCGGGGCGGCCTCATCCATCATAGCGACCGCGGGTCGCAATACGTGTCCATCAAGTACACCGAGCGCCTTGCCGAAGCCGGGATCGAGCCGTCGGTCGGCAGTGTCGGAGACAGCTACGACAACGCTTTGGCCGAGACGATCAACGGCCTCTACAAGGCCGAAGTGATCCATAGGCGTGGGCCGTGGCGCAGTTTCGAAGCCGTCGAATACGCCACGCTCGAATGGGTCGACTGGTTCAACCATCGTCGGCTGCTGGAGCCTATCGGCAACATCCCGCCTGCCGAAGCCGAAGATCAATATTATGCTGCCGCAGACACCATCGATATGGCAGCGTGACTCACAACCCAACGCCTCCGGTAAACCCGGGGCGGTTCACGCCGGGATCGATGGTGTGGTCGCGCACGGCGATCCCGATCTATCTCTACGGTGTCGGCGCCAGCGTCACCGTCGACGCCGAAGGCAAGCGCACCGCGGTCGAGAAGACGATTTCCGGGTGGCAAGCCGGGAGCAAGACCGTTCTCACCCCCTTTTTCTGGCAACCCGACACCGAGCATGTCTCGGCGGTGCTGTTCTCGAATGCCGGCACGATCTCGAAATTCAATCGCATGGGCGTGCGCGCCGGCTTTGGCGACCGTTTCGTCAGCCTGTTGCGCAAAGGCGGCTTGAATGATCCTTCACCCGGTGCGCTCGACGCGATCGCCTTCGATCTCGACGTCGAAAACCCGGAATATGAAGAAGGCTGGCCGGACGAGCTCGAAATGTATCACAACCCCAATGCCCTGCTGCCGATCGACGAGGCGCTCTTCCCAGGAATAACGCATTTCCACATCGAGGAGGGCGAAGCCATCTGGCGCGGGCCGTCGCCGCGCGTCCTTTTCTCCTCGACGACGTCGATCGATTTCATCAGCCGAAAGATCCGTGCGGAGATGAAGGCGGCGGACAAGCCGAACATGCTTCTGGGACGCGACGGCCGATGACACAGCCCCCTATCCCGCTTCGCCTTCGCGGCCTCGTACGCACCGGCCCGGTCCGGATCGGCCCGCGAGCCCGCAGGCTGATCCTAGCGATGATCGACGCCGGACTGAAGGATCAGCAGATCCACGCCTTTTTTAGTCAGCCCGGCCGTGACTTCAATCACAACCGGATTTCCGCGCTTCGCAACGGCGATCGCAGCCAGATGCCGGCACCCGCGAGCGCTGCCGAATTGCAGGATTTTCTCGATCATTGGGCCGCGCCGTCGGGCCTCCCCCGTCGCTGGTTCATCGACCATCGGGACGCGATCGACCCGAACTGGTGGAGCGTCACCTACCGCTTCCATCCGGTCGGCCAGGGCATGCTCCATTCTGGTGAACTGCGCCATGGTCGCCGCCGCCAATTCACCTGGATCTATGATTGTGGGAGCGTCACCTCCGAAAAGCTTGTCGAAAGCGAACTCGACGACCTCTGGAAGGCGCGTAATGTGCCGGTGGACACCAGGCCGCCACTCGATTTTGTCGCGCTCTCGCATTTCGACAGCGACCACGTGTCGGGCATCGTCCATCTGCTCGGGCTGTTCGACGTTAAGATGATCCTGTTGCCGTTCATGCCGCTCTGGCAACGGATCTGGATCGCAGCATCCGCCGACGATCTCGACGCCGATTTTCTCCAGTTCCTGATCGACCCGGCCGGCTATCTAATCGAAGCGTCCGGAGGGGCGACGCGGATCGTATTCGTTCCACCCAGCGACGGCGATCCTCCGCCCGCGCCCGAGGATGGTCTTCCCGAGGAAGGGCCGGAGGAAGGGCCGCGCGGCGCGATCGACGATCGGCCGATGAAATTGCGGCTGGAAACCGAGCACGCGCCCGACATTGTCGAGGGCGAGATCCCCGGCGTTACGGGCCAGCGCCTCTCGGAGGCCGAGTTCCTGAAGGCGGAGTCGGTACTCGATATCGACGGGTTGTGGGAGTTCGTGCCCTATAACGACGCTCGGCAGGCCAGGAAATGTCCGGCTGATTTTCCAGCCCGCGTCGACCCTCTGATCGCGGCGTTGCTTGCCGCGAAAAAGGAGGTAGATCGGGAGACGGCGTTCGCTGATCTGAAGGCGCTATATGACACGACCTTCCGGGGTGACGCCTATAACCGGAATATCATCTCACTCTTCCTATATGGTGGCCCCGTCCCAACACCGGCGGACGCGGATTTCGAAACCGGGCACACTTGGCCAGGGTATCCGTACTGGTATTATGCTCCAGATCTCACACGGCTTTCCCCGGAGCATTTCTCGATGCTGTTCACCGGCGATGGTTCGCTGAACTCGAAGCCGCGTCGGACGGCCTTTTCTGACTTCTTTCGGCCCTATGGCCGGCTGGACAAGACGTCCGTGTTTCAGGTTATGCACCTCGGCGCGAAGGGAAATTCCTCGCCCGAGGTCGCCGCCCTGGTCGAACCGCGCGCCAGCATCTTCTGTTCCGATCCCAGCAAGG
This genomic window from Sphingomonas abietis contains:
- a CDS encoding IS3 family transposase (programmed frameshift) encodes the protein MSKTTNKFAPEVRERAVRMVVDHERDYPSRWAAVVSIAGKIGCVPQTLHEWVKKAEVDSGKRAGVPTEVADKVKALEREVRELRQANEILRKASAYFCSGGARPPVPAMIAFIDDHRDAYGVEPICRVLPIAPSTYHERVAQRQDPTRLSARAQRDVALKPEIARVFAENFAVYGVRKVWRQMMREGFPVARCTVARLMREMGLAGVIRGKPVRTTISDKAAPCPLDHVNRRFYAPAPNMLWVSDFTYVATWAGFVYVAFVIDTYARRIVGWRASRTAHASFVLDALEQALHDRRPAHRGGLIHHSDRGSQYVSIKYTERLAEAGIEPSVGSVGDSYDNALAETINGLYKAEVIHRRGPWRSFEAVEYATLEWVDWFNHRRLLEPIGNIPPAEAEDQYYAAADTIDMAA
- a CDS encoding ComEC/Rec2 family competence protein, which codes for MIDAGLKDQQIHAFFSQPGRDFNHNRISALRNGDRSQMPAPASAAELQDFLDHWAAPSGLPRRWFIDHRDAIDPNWWSVTYRFHPVGQGMLHSGELRHGRRRQFTWIYDCGSVTSEKLVESELDDLWKARNVPVDTRPPLDFVALSHFDSDHVSGIVHLLGLFDVKMILLPFMPLWQRIWIAASADDLDADFLQFLIDPAGYLIEASGGATRIVFVPPSDGDPPPAPEDGLPEEGPEEGPRGAIDDRPMKLRLETEHAPDIVEGEIPGVTGQRLSEAEFLKAESVLDIDGLWEFVPYNDARQARKCPADFPARVDPLIAALLAAKKEVDRETAFADLKALYDTTFRGDAYNRNIISLFLYGGPVPTPADADFETGHTWPGYPYWYYAPDLTRLSPEHFSMLFTGDGSLNSKPRRTAFSDFFRPYGRLDKTSVFQVMHLGAKGNSSPEVAALVEPRASIFCSDPSKGEKHPDAEVLRQFWSYNCIQVDDALGWMMTGIFEF